Proteins found in one Nocardia brasiliensis ATCC 700358 genomic segment:
- a CDS encoding MurR/RpiR family transcriptional regulator gives MTDAAHSDSTKGGGRVPGGPEGDDVRTRLLGALPRLTPAGLRVARVIRDDPSGAAQLTVSELAERAATSTSAVVRLAKALGYEGYPQLRLALAATAKDDGRPVFATDIDADDPLSKVLQKLTAFETEGMLATAELADPATMLAVVEALVHARRVELIGIGASGLVATDMAQKLARIGMWCDACTSEDEALVLGSLLEEGDVLIAFSHSGETAAIVDALDHARGRRATTVAVTAGPQSKLARVATHTVLVAGREDGFRSAAMASRMSQLLVVDALYVGVLQRTPSAASALRRTYDAVADRRMPRSLRKSP, from the coding sequence ATGACCGATGCAGCACACAGCGATTCGACGAAAGGCGGTGGCCGCGTGCCGGGTGGGCCGGAGGGCGACGACGTACGCACGCGATTACTGGGGGCGCTCCCCAGACTCACGCCGGCCGGGTTGCGGGTGGCCCGGGTGATTCGCGACGACCCCTCCGGCGCCGCGCAATTGACCGTGAGCGAGCTGGCCGAGCGCGCCGCGACCAGCACCTCGGCCGTCGTCCGGCTCGCCAAAGCCCTTGGCTACGAGGGCTATCCGCAGTTGCGCCTGGCGCTCGCGGCGACCGCCAAGGACGACGGCAGGCCGGTGTTCGCCACCGATATCGACGCCGACGACCCGCTGTCGAAGGTGTTGCAGAAGCTCACCGCCTTCGAAACCGAGGGCATGCTGGCCACCGCCGAACTCGCCGATCCCGCCACCATGCTCGCGGTGGTCGAGGCCCTGGTGCACGCGCGCCGCGTGGAACTCATCGGCATCGGCGCGTCCGGTCTGGTCGCGACCGATATGGCACAGAAACTCGCCCGGATCGGCATGTGGTGTGACGCGTGCACCTCCGAGGACGAGGCGCTGGTGCTCGGCAGCCTGCTCGAGGAAGGTGATGTGCTCATCGCGTTCTCACACTCCGGGGAGACCGCCGCGATCGTCGACGCCCTGGATCATGCCCGCGGCAGGCGCGCCACCACGGTGGCCGTCACGGCGGGCCCGCAGTCCAAACTCGCCCGGGTCGCGACGCACACCGTGCTGGTGGCCGGGCGCGAGGACGGCTTCCGCTCCGCCGCGATGGCGAGCCGGATGAGTCAGCTGCTGGTCGTCGACGCGCTGTATGTCGGTGTGCTGCAACGCACTCCGTCGGCGGCGTCGGCGCTGCGCCGCACCTACGACGCGGTCGCGGACCGCAGGATGCCACGCTCGCTCCGGAAGTCTCCGTGA
- the murQ gene encoding N-acetylmuramic acid 6-phosphate etherase, whose translation MNEISALTTEEANPHTAALDAMPVEDMLRVMNAEDAGVATAVAQALPQIARAVHRIVAAREQGGRLVYVGAGTSGRLGLLDAVECPPTFGTDPGEVLGIMAGGAQAFTRAIEGAEDDPERGRQDMAAITLTARDVVVALAASGRTPYAIGALQYARSVGAGTVAVSCNRRAELSAYADIGIEIETGPEVLTGSTRLKAGTAQKMVCNMLSTATMVRSGKVYGNLMVDVRPTNAKLVDRACRIVADATGADLATAAALLDDAGGHPKTAIVMRLAGVDADAARSLLAGAGGFVRVAVGEES comes from the coding sequence GTGAACGAGATCAGCGCACTGACCACCGAGGAAGCCAATCCCCATACCGCCGCACTCGATGCCATGCCGGTCGAGGACATGCTGCGCGTCATGAACGCCGAGGACGCGGGCGTGGCCACCGCCGTGGCGCAGGCGCTGCCGCAGATCGCGCGTGCCGTGCACCGGATCGTCGCGGCGCGCGAGCAGGGCGGCCGGCTGGTCTACGTCGGCGCGGGCACCAGCGGCAGGCTCGGCCTGCTCGACGCGGTGGAGTGCCCGCCGACCTTCGGCACCGATCCCGGCGAGGTGCTCGGCATCATGGCCGGTGGCGCGCAGGCGTTCACCCGGGCGATCGAGGGCGCGGAGGACGACCCGGAGCGCGGCCGGCAGGACATGGCGGCGATCACCCTCACCGCGCGCGATGTCGTCGTCGCGCTCGCGGCCAGTGGCCGGACACCGTACGCGATCGGCGCGCTGCAATACGCCCGCTCCGTCGGCGCGGGCACCGTAGCGGTCTCCTGCAACCGCCGGGCCGAACTCAGCGCGTACGCCGATATCGGCATCGAAATCGAAACGGGCCCAGAGGTTTTGACCGGATCAACCCGGCTGAAGGCGGGTACCGCACAGAAGATGGTCTGCAACATGCTCTCGACCGCGACCATGGTGCGCTCCGGCAAGGTGTACGGCAACCTCATGGTGGACGTGCGGCCGACCAACGCCAAACTGGTCGACCGCGCGTGCCGGATCGTCGCCGACGCCACCGGCGCCGACCTCGCCACCGCCGCCGCCCTGCTCGACGACGCGGGCGGCCACCCGAAGACCGCGATCGTCATGCGCCTGGCCGGTGTCGACGCGGACGCGGCCCGTTCGCTGCTCGCCGGCGCGGGCGGTTTCGTGCGGGTCGCGGTGGGCGAGGAAAGCTAG
- a CDS encoding phospholipase D-like domain-containing protein, translated as MPFVIDGPMTCYLMPGDHAEAERRFLELVAGPGETWLIAYGFTLTDAADNLIAAHRRGVPLHLYLDHTQSAGHTQQPIVRQLVAAGIEVTIGTSTSGRKYICHTKGLVVDTPAGPQCWEGSVNFSTSGWLQVNTALNFGAQAWRDHFVAQFNTLRHYAWTEERDLQLMPAPPADLGEAALPMLPLTI; from the coding sequence ATGCCCTTCGTGATCGATGGTCCGATGACGTGCTACCTAATGCCCGGTGACCACGCCGAGGCCGAACGCCGGTTCCTGGAACTGGTCGCCGGGCCGGGTGAAACCTGGCTGATCGCCTACGGATTCACCCTCACCGACGCCGCCGACAACTTGATCGCCGCGCACCGGCGGGGCGTGCCGCTGCACCTCTATCTCGATCACACCCAGTCCGCGGGACACACGCAGCAGCCCATCGTGCGGCAGCTGGTCGCCGCCGGTATCGAGGTCACCATCGGTACGAGCACCAGCGGACGCAAATACATCTGCCACACCAAAGGCCTGGTGGTGGACACCCCCGCCGGTCCGCAATGCTGGGAGGGCTCGGTCAATTTCAGCACCAGCGGGTGGCTCCAGGTGAATACGGCGCTCAATTTCGGCGCCCAGGCCTGGCGCGACCATTTCGTCGCCCAGTTCAATACACTGCGCCACTACGCGTGGACCGAGGAGCGCGACCTCCAGCTCATGCCCGCGCCCCCGGCCGATCTCGGCGAGGCAGCGCTGCCGATGCTGCCGCTGACGATCTGA
- a CDS encoding DNA polymerase domain-containing protein encodes MGSAEVRAGIALTNLDKPLFDGAEATKRDLVDYLAAVGERMVRQLRDRPLSVIRVRPGQEPFMQKNLPKYTPEWMHRVTMWAESSRREVTYALADEVRTLVWFGNQRAIEYHTTLLLADHGKGPTHLVLDIDPAPEQPFGQAVRAAQLIRTALGNDGLDGAVKTSGAKGVHVFVPLVPGLAIDDVAAATRAIAARAERIDPELATTAFIREDRGGRVFLDSTRAGGATVVAAYSPRIRPGTTVSFPVAWSDLDQVTPRDFTVRNAVAQLGGRDPWATEMPAPQPLPADLVAEGHTIPIARVQAMHEGKRRARARRANSTPDA; translated from the coding sequence ATGGGCAGTGCAGAGGTCCGCGCGGGGATCGCGCTGACCAACCTCGACAAGCCGCTGTTCGACGGCGCCGAGGCGACCAAGCGCGATCTGGTCGACTATCTGGCGGCCGTCGGCGAGCGAATGGTGCGCCAGCTGCGCGACCGGCCGCTGTCGGTGATCCGGGTGCGGCCGGGGCAGGAGCCGTTCATGCAGAAGAACCTGCCCAAATACACCCCGGAGTGGATGCACCGGGTGACGATGTGGGCCGAGAGTTCCCGTCGTGAGGTCACGTACGCGCTCGCCGACGAGGTCCGCACGCTGGTGTGGTTCGGCAACCAGCGGGCGATCGAATACCACACGACGCTGCTGCTCGCCGACCACGGTAAAGGCCCGACGCACCTCGTGCTCGATATCGATCCGGCGCCGGAGCAGCCGTTCGGGCAGGCGGTGCGCGCCGCGCAGCTGATCCGCACGGCGCTCGGCAACGACGGGCTCGACGGCGCGGTGAAAACCAGTGGCGCCAAAGGGGTGCACGTGTTCGTCCCGCTGGTGCCCGGGCTCGCCATCGACGACGTCGCGGCCGCGACCCGGGCGATCGCCGCCCGGGCGGAGCGGATCGATCCGGAGCTGGCGACCACCGCGTTCATCCGGGAGGACCGGGGCGGTCGCGTGTTCCTCGACTCCACCCGCGCGGGCGGTGCGACCGTCGTCGCCGCCTACAGCCCGCGCATCCGGCCGGGCACGACGGTGTCGTTTCCGGTGGCGTGGTCGGATCTCGACCAGGTCACCCCACGTGATTTCACCGTGCGCAACGCGGTGGCACAGCTCGGCGGCCGCGACCCGTGGGCCACCGAAATGCCCGCCCCGCAACCCCTGCCCGCCGACCTCGTCGCCGAAGGCCACACCATCCCGATCGCCCGCGTACAAGCCATGCACGAGGGCAAACGCCGCGCCCGCGCCCGCCGCGCAAATTCCACCCCGGACGCGTAA
- a CDS encoding M23 family metallopeptidase translates to MTRYWPMTRETLTIGSPFGPRDGGFHSGQDFPAPDGTPIHACAGGTVLHLGAAAGYGQWIVIDHPAAQGGGVTEYGHMWDARATGLSVGDRVEAGRLIGYVGSNGQSSGPHLHLSVMPYGYDPGAKIDPLDWLAAARFPGGFLSSLSDPEQRELLDRTREVWTQLLGPAGQGWPQLGRHANGANRTVVDALAAIQPAKHPG, encoded by the coding sequence ATGACTCGCTATTGGCCCATGACCCGCGAAACGCTCACGATCGGTTCGCCGTTCGGCCCACGGGACGGCGGATTCCATTCCGGTCAGGACTTCCCGGCGCCCGACGGGACACCGATCCATGCCTGTGCCGGCGGCACGGTGCTCCACCTCGGGGCCGCCGCGGGCTACGGACAGTGGATCGTCATCGACCATCCGGCCGCGCAAGGCGGCGGTGTCACCGAATACGGGCATATGTGGGATGCCCGCGCGACCGGGCTGTCGGTCGGGGACCGGGTCGAGGCGGGCCGGCTGATCGGTTACGTCGGCAGCAATGGCCAATCCAGTGGTCCGCACCTGCATCTCAGCGTGATGCCGTACGGCTACGACCCGGGCGCCAAGATCGATCCGCTCGACTGGCTCGCCGCCGCGCGCTTCCCGGGTGGGTTCCTGTCCTCGCTCAGCGACCCGGAACAACGGGAGCTGCTCGACCGGACCCGGGAGGTCTGGACCCAGTTGCTGGGGCCCGCCGGGCAGGGCTGGCCGCAGCTCGGGCGGCACGCGAACGGCGCGAATCGCACCGTGGTGGACGCGCTCGCCGCGATACAGCCCGCCAAACACCCGGGTTGA
- a CDS encoding MFS transporter encodes MNSAVVAGDRTRSLPTAGLLIGIVLIGANLRAALTGVGALLPTIERETGLSSAGSGVLGALPLLIFAAVSPVVARMASRGSAQILLFALLGLIAGVLLRSAAGLWCLFAGTAILAVAITFGNVLLPSVLRATLPERRIGWATGAYVTAMTLAAAVSSGVSVPLSEHLPGGWRSALACWAVLAVTALLVWSGQQRRQVRAPAATAPAGMPWRSGLAWQVSVFMGLQSLGFYAIIAWLPSIVHDNGMSERAAGVLLFAFQLLGLLAVNLLPWLERWLGDQRLLAAGASALNAIGFLLLALAPRYALVSVLLIGLGAGVCLVLAMTFQSRRARDAAQAAALAGMAQTVGFAVAAAGPLLLGLLHTLTAGWALALLTLTAATLAQAVVGWGAGRDLRL; translated from the coding sequence ATGAACTCCGCCGTGGTCGCGGGCGACCGCACCCGAAGCCTGCCGACCGCGGGACTGCTGATCGGCATCGTGCTGATCGGCGCGAACCTGCGGGCCGCGCTCACCGGCGTCGGCGCGTTGCTGCCCACCATCGAACGCGAGACGGGGCTGTCCAGTGCGGGCAGCGGGGTGCTCGGTGCGTTGCCGTTGCTGATCTTCGCCGCCGTCTCACCTGTGGTCGCCCGGATGGCGAGCCGCGGGTCCGCACAGATACTGCTGTTCGCCCTGCTCGGGCTCATCGCGGGTGTGCTGCTGCGTTCCGCGGCCGGCCTGTGGTGCCTGTTCGCGGGCACCGCGATCCTGGCGGTGGCCATCACCTTCGGCAACGTCCTGTTGCCGTCGGTGCTGCGCGCGACCCTGCCCGAGCGCCGGATCGGCTGGGCGACAGGCGCTTACGTGACCGCGATGACCTTGGCCGCGGCAGTGTCGTCCGGTGTGTCGGTGCCGCTGTCCGAGCACTTGCCCGGCGGCTGGCGCAGCGCGCTGGCATGCTGGGCGGTGCTCGCGGTCACCGCGCTGCTGGTCTGGTCGGGGCAGCAGCGACGACAGGTGCGGGCACCGGCCGCCACGGCGCCCGCGGGCATGCCGTGGCGGTCCGGTCTCGCCTGGCAGGTCAGCGTGTTCATGGGCCTGCAGTCGCTGGGCTTCTACGCGATCATCGCCTGGCTGCCGAGCATCGTGCACGATAACGGCATGTCCGAGCGGGCGGCGGGCGTGCTGCTGTTCGCCTTTCAGCTGCTCGGCCTGCTCGCCGTCAACCTGCTGCCGTGGCTCGAGCGGTGGCTCGGCGACCAGCGGCTGCTCGCCGCGGGCGCCTCCGCGCTCAACGCGATCGGGTTCCTGCTGCTCGCGCTCGCACCGCGCTATGCGCTGGTTTCGGTGCTGCTGATCGGACTCGGCGCGGGCGTATGCCTGGTGCTGGCCATGACCTTCCAGAGCAGGCGGGCCCGCGACGCCGCGCAGGCGGCCGCCCTCGCGGGGATGGCACAGACGGTCGGCTTCGCGGTCGCCGCGGCCGGCCCGTTGCTGCTCGGTTTGCTGCACACGTTGACCGCGGGCTGGGCGCTCGCGCTGCTGACGCTGACCGCCGCGACGCTCGCGCAGGCGGTGGTCGGCTGGGGCGCGGGACGTGACCTCCGGCTGTGA
- a CDS encoding cytochrome b — MTTLGETRTEQLGRFGVTARILHWLMAILIVAMIFLGGALVGSLGHYRLLLEVHKSLGFAILVLAVLRIGNRLWHRPPPPPLGLSKPERLIATGSEILMYALFLAQPIIGWALVSASGIPIRIFGGLRVPAIVPTDAGLYATLRTVHGLLAYLLLAAFTAHICAVLFHALLLRDKLLRRMTFGSRR, encoded by the coding sequence ATGACCACACTCGGCGAAACCCGCACCGAGCAGCTCGGCCGATTCGGGGTCACGGCGCGAATCCTGCACTGGCTGATGGCGATCCTGATCGTCGCGATGATTTTCCTCGGCGGCGCGCTGGTCGGCTCGCTCGGCCACTACCGGCTGCTGCTGGAGGTGCACAAGTCCCTCGGGTTCGCGATCCTGGTGCTGGCCGTGCTGCGCATCGGAAATCGGCTGTGGCACCGGCCGCCCCCACCGCCGCTCGGCCTCAGCAAGCCCGAGCGGCTGATCGCCACCGGCTCCGAGATCCTCATGTACGCACTGTTCCTGGCCCAGCCGATCATCGGCTGGGCCCTGGTTTCGGCCTCGGGGATACCGATTCGGATCTTCGGCGGGCTGCGCGTCCCGGCGATCGTGCCCACCGACGCGGGGCTGTACGCGACGCTGCGCACGGTGCACGGCCTCCTGGCCTATCTGCTGCTCGCGGCCTTCACCGCGCACATCTGCGCGGTGCTGTTCCACGCGTTGCTGTTGCGGGACAAGCTGCTTCGGCGGATGACCTTCGGCTCGCGCCGTTAG
- a CDS encoding catalase family peroxidase — protein MTDESAGLSLNRRTVLGGAVLAAVGAASIGGFLFSENSIGPWRLTARRIADRLQEAAGGNFSGRRRNHAKGVAVAGYFESNGNGVEMCQASVFRAGRYRLDGRFSLAGGNPHAPDDLATPRGLGLRLFLPNGEQWRMALVNVPVFLDATPDDFYTRTLAFAPDPATGKPDPERMRRHLATHPKTAAALALIEQGPHAPSFASSTYYGLNAFECTDAEGRSVPVRWQFEPEASPAPPDRPGADQLFDALVADLRRGPLRWKLRLVIGIRGQDPTDDATKPWPADRPAVEVGTLVLDAVRTEAADNVQDVNFDPLVLPDGIAASDDPLLPARSAVYAESFRRRAGEPRAAGAIQVVRA, from the coding sequence ATGACCGACGAAAGTGCGGGTTTGTCGTTGAATCGGCGCACGGTACTGGGCGGCGCGGTGCTCGCCGCGGTCGGTGCCGCGAGCATCGGCGGCTTCCTGTTCAGCGAAAACAGCATCGGCCCTTGGCGTTTGACGGCCCGGCGCATCGCCGACCGGCTGCAGGAGGCGGCGGGCGGGAACTTCTCCGGCCGCCGCCGCAACCACGCCAAGGGGGTGGCCGTCGCAGGGTATTTCGAGAGCAATGGCAACGGCGTCGAAATGTGCCAGGCGTCGGTGTTCCGCGCCGGCCGGTATCGCCTCGACGGCCGGTTCTCCCTGGCGGGCGGAAATCCGCATGCGCCGGACGATCTCGCTACGCCGCGCGGACTCGGCCTGCGGCTGTTCCTGCCGAACGGGGAGCAGTGGCGGATGGCCCTGGTGAACGTCCCGGTGTTCCTCGACGCGACCCCGGACGATTTCTACACGCGGACACTGGCTTTCGCGCCCGATCCGGCGACCGGCAAGCCGGACCCGGAGCGGATGCGCCGACATCTGGCCACCCATCCGAAAACCGCGGCCGCCCTGGCGCTCATCGAGCAGGGGCCGCACGCCCCGAGCTTCGCCAGTTCGACCTACTACGGCCTCAACGCCTTCGAGTGCACCGATGCCGAAGGCCGGTCAGTGCCCGTGCGCTGGCAGTTCGAACCGGAGGCGAGCCCGGCGCCGCCGGATCGGCCGGGCGCGGACCAGCTGTTCGACGCGCTCGTCGCCGATCTGCGGCGCGGCCCGTTGCGCTGGAAACTGCGCCTGGTCATCGGGATTCGTGGCCAGGACCCGACCGACGACGCGACGAAACCGTGGCCCGCCGATCGGCCCGCCGTGGAGGTCGGCACGCTGGTGCTCGACGCGGTGCGCACCGAAGCCGCCGACAATGTGCAGGACGTCAATTTCGATCCGCTCGTGCTACCCGACGGCATCGCGGCGTCCGACGATCCGCTGCTGCCCGCGCGGTCCGCCGTCTACGCCGAATCGTTCCGGCGGCGGGCGGGCGAGCCGCGGGCCGCGGGTGCGATCCAGGTGGTGCGGGCATGA
- a CDS encoding thiamine pyrophosphate-binding protein, which yields MDSPGKKLGRDIIFDYLRDAGIEYAFGVPGTHEIPLIDGTTIPENGVSYIPCLHENIALGAAMGYARMSGRPGAAIVHVTPGTANIIGNLFNAYRSNIPLIVFCGQQHSDLLVQEPILASDLVRTAGQYTKWAHEIRNVDEIPIVMQRAFKEVLVPPFQPVFISIPWNFLIETPALQETGRATRIAHAVIGDPAGVAAAAETLARARNPVLLVGDGVGEAAAWPEIEELATLLGAAVYSTNQSSRLNYPNDLPHWQGELLPTQEGVHMQLGDFDTVFQIGVNTQAQILVFRWENGPIIPAHLTQVTLHNDAWEIGKNYYSEVGVLGDIAMTLPRIIDGIATHPDFDWSAAEARNFRVQQLSTGRDEGFAALTDLFAHADVDARIPDIQVPMAIAEVQETLSKPITVINEAFSILAAVQKTIRYDVPDAYFCTTGGSLGFSLPASLGISLALGKERLVVNIVGDGSALFHTNAWWTTRKFDLPVLYLVLNNHEYKTLMTGVGAIEEIYGWEPANEPWYLRLGQPNQDFAAIAATFDIDGEVVTEGCKLRDAIERGFKVIEGGAPYVIDIRVDPASGPPAPTVDMFMAEKPGVDAELVQRLQALGPP from the coding sequence ATGGATTCACCTGGTAAGAAGCTGGGACGCGACATCATCTTCGACTATCTGCGCGACGCGGGTATCGAATACGCCTTCGGCGTGCCGGGCACCCACGAGATCCCGCTGATCGACGGCACCACCATCCCGGAGAACGGAGTGTCCTACATTCCGTGCCTGCACGAGAACATCGCGCTCGGCGCCGCCATGGGCTACGCCCGGATGTCGGGGCGGCCGGGCGCGGCCATCGTGCACGTCACGCCGGGCACCGCCAACATCATCGGAAACCTGTTCAACGCTTACCGTTCCAACATCCCGCTGATCGTGTTCTGCGGCCAGCAGCACAGCGATCTGCTGGTGCAGGAGCCGATCCTGGCCTCGGACCTGGTGCGGACCGCGGGCCAGTACACCAAGTGGGCCCACGAGATCCGCAACGTCGACGAGATCCCGATCGTCATGCAGCGCGCGTTCAAAGAGGTGCTGGTGCCGCCGTTCCAGCCGGTGTTCATCTCGATACCGTGGAACTTCCTGATCGAGACGCCCGCGCTGCAGGAGACGGGCCGGGCCACCCGGATCGCGCACGCGGTGATCGGCGATCCCGCCGGCGTCGCGGCAGCGGCGGAAACCCTTGCCCGCGCGCGGAATCCGGTGCTGCTGGTGGGAGACGGTGTCGGCGAGGCGGCGGCCTGGCCGGAGATCGAGGAGCTGGCGACGCTGCTCGGTGCGGCGGTCTATTCGACGAATCAATCGAGCAGACTGAACTATCCGAACGATCTGCCGCACTGGCAGGGCGAGCTGCTGCCCACCCAGGAGGGTGTGCACATGCAGCTGGGCGACTTCGACACAGTCTTCCAGATCGGGGTGAACACCCAGGCGCAGATACTCGTCTTCCGCTGGGAGAACGGGCCGATCATTCCGGCGCACCTCACCCAGGTCACGCTGCACAACGACGCGTGGGAGATCGGCAAGAACTACTACTCGGAGGTCGGGGTCCTCGGTGACATCGCGATGACGTTGCCGCGGATCATCGACGGCATCGCCACCCACCCGGACTTCGACTGGTCCGCGGCGGAGGCGAGAAACTTTCGGGTGCAACAGCTTTCCACCGGACGCGACGAAGGGTTCGCGGCCCTGACGGATCTTTTCGCGCACGCCGACGTGGACGCGCGGATTCCCGATATCCAGGTGCCGATGGCCATCGCCGAGGTGCAGGAGACGCTCAGCAAGCCGATCACCGTCATCAACGAGGCGTTCTCGATCCTGGCCGCGGTGCAGAAGACGATCCGGTACGACGTGCCCGACGCCTACTTCTGCACCACGGGCGGTTCGCTGGGCTTCTCTTTGCCTGCGTCGCTGGGTATTTCGCTCGCGCTGGGCAAGGAGCGGCTGGTCGTGAACATCGTCGGCGACGGGTCCGCGCTGTTCCACACCAATGCCTGGTGGACCACGCGCAAGTTCGATCTGCCGGTGCTGTACCTGGTGCTGAACAATCACGAGTACAAGACGCTGATGACCGGCGTCGGCGCGATCGAAGAGATCTACGGCTGGGAGCCCGCCAACGAACCCTGGTATCTGCGGCTGGGGCAGCCCAATCAGGACTTCGCGGCGATCGCGGCGACCTTCGATATCGACGGCGAGGTCGTCACCGAGGGTTGCAAGCTGCGCGACGCCATCGAGCGCGGTTTCAAGGTGATCGAGGGCGGTGCGCCCTACGTGATCGACATCCGCGTCGATCCCGCGTCCGGGCCGCCCGCGCCCACGGTGGACATGTTCATGGCCGAGAAGCCGGGCGTGGACGCCGAACTGGTGCAACGCCTGCAGGCGCTCGGCCCGCCCTGA
- the dpgD gene encoding enoyl-CoA-hydratase DpgD produces MTLSVETLTTVDYRKRGRVATVELDRPEVLNAMNLRMHHELGQVWDDIEADPAIWVVVLGGKGGRAFSVGQDLKELAGRIDAGTAHSSFGSAGKPGFPRLTERFDFAKPVIAKVSGYALGGGFELALACDLIVAADDAEFGLPEAKLGLIPGAGGVFRLPRQAPYRVALGYLLTGRRLSAARAAALGLVNEVVPAAELDACVDRWVADVLACAPLSVRAIKQAAAAGAAEPLPDAFVADYPWETRRANSADAQEGPRAFVAKRAPNWTGQ; encoded by the coding sequence ATGACGCTGTCCGTCGAGACCTTGACGACGGTGGACTACCGCAAGCGCGGCCGCGTCGCCACCGTGGAGCTCGACCGGCCCGAGGTGCTCAACGCGATGAATCTGCGGATGCATCACGAGCTCGGGCAGGTCTGGGACGATATCGAGGCCGACCCGGCGATCTGGGTGGTAGTGCTCGGCGGCAAAGGGGGACGGGCGTTTTCGGTCGGGCAGGATCTGAAGGAGCTGGCCGGCCGGATCGACGCGGGCACGGCGCACTCGTCGTTCGGTAGTGCGGGCAAGCCGGGATTCCCCCGGCTGACCGAGCGGTTCGACTTCGCCAAACCGGTGATCGCCAAGGTGTCCGGCTACGCGCTGGGCGGTGGTTTCGAACTCGCACTGGCCTGCGACCTCATCGTCGCCGCCGACGACGCCGAATTCGGGCTTCCCGAAGCCAAACTCGGGCTGATCCCGGGGGCCGGCGGGGTGTTCCGGCTGCCGCGGCAGGCGCCGTACCGGGTGGCGCTGGGGTATCTGCTGACCGGGCGGCGGTTGTCCGCCGCCCGGGCCGCCGCACTCGGCCTGGTCAACGAGGTGGTCCCGGCCGCCGAACTGGACGCCTGCGTCGATCGCTGGGTCGCCGATGTGCTGGCCTGTGCGCCGCTGTCGGTGCGCGCGATCAAACAGGCCGCCGCGGCCGGGGCGGCCGAGCCGCTGCCGGACGCATTCGTGGCCGATTACCCGTGGGAAACCCGGCGGGCGAACTCGGCCGACGCACAGGAGGGACCCCGGGCCTTCGTGGCGAAACGCGCCCCGAACTGGACCGGGCAATGA